A window of the Phycicoccus sp. M110.8 genome harbors these coding sequences:
- a CDS encoding MFS transporter, translated as MSSAPATAATTATAAASGAVLVTLACGQFLMALDSSVMNVSIATVATDVGTTVTGIQTAITLYTLVMASLMITGGKLGQIWGRKRAFALGCTVYGCGSLTTALAPNLAVLLVGWSLLEGIGAALIMPAIVALVASNFGRAERPRAYGMVAAAGAVAVAAGPLIGGLFTTYASWRWVFAGEVLVVVGILALARRVTDNPAEGGVRLDLVGTALSALGLGLVVYAVLRAGSWGLVNPKPQAPSWLGVSAVSWLALAGGLVLLLFLSWERRREGRGEAALIDTSMLGNRLLRAGLTSFFLQYMLLAGLFFAVPLFLSVSLGLSAISTGVRILPLSVTLLLAAVGVPKLFPQASPRRVVRLGFLSLLLGLVSLTAALEVGVGAEVVTVPMLLAGLGIGALASQLGSVTVSAVPDEQSNEVGGLQNTVSFLGSSVGTALSGAILVSALTTSFFTGIQGNPSIPASLSAQAQVELASGVPFIPDDQLNEALSSVGVTGATAAAVVKENEAARIDGLRASLAFLVVLGLVALFATGGLPQRQPGSSEPPTGADVPAPPHPEEGHSP; from the coding sequence ATGTCGAGCGCACCCGCGACAGCCGCCACGACCGCCACCGCCGCAGCGTCCGGCGCCGTGCTGGTCACCCTCGCGTGCGGCCAGTTCCTCATGGCCCTCGACAGCTCGGTGATGAACGTGTCGATCGCGACGGTGGCGACGGACGTGGGCACCACGGTGACCGGGATCCAGACGGCGATCACGCTCTACACGCTGGTCATGGCGTCGCTGATGATCACCGGCGGCAAGCTGGGCCAGATCTGGGGGCGCAAGCGGGCGTTCGCCCTGGGGTGCACCGTGTACGGCTGCGGCTCGCTGACGACCGCCCTGGCGCCGAACCTCGCTGTGCTGCTGGTGGGGTGGTCCCTGCTGGAGGGCATCGGCGCGGCGCTCATCATGCCCGCCATCGTGGCTCTCGTGGCGTCGAACTTTGGTCGCGCCGAGCGGCCCCGGGCCTACGGCATGGTCGCCGCCGCCGGTGCCGTCGCCGTGGCAGCCGGCCCCCTCATCGGTGGCCTCTTCACCACGTACGCGTCCTGGCGCTGGGTGTTCGCCGGGGAGGTCCTGGTCGTCGTGGGGATCCTCGCCCTGGCGCGCCGCGTGACGGACAACCCCGCGGAGGGTGGGGTGCGCCTTGACCTGGTCGGGACGGCGCTGTCGGCCCTGGGACTCGGCCTGGTGGTCTACGCGGTCCTGCGAGCGGGGTCGTGGGGCCTGGTCAACCCCAAGCCCCAGGCCCCGAGCTGGCTCGGCGTGTCGGCGGTGAGCTGGCTGGCCCTGGCCGGGGGGCTTGTCCTGCTGCTGTTCCTGTCGTGGGAGCGGCGCCGGGAGGGCCGAGGTGAGGCCGCGCTCATCGACACCTCGATGCTGGGGAACCGCCTGCTGCGGGCGGGGCTGACCTCCTTCTTCCTGCAGTACATGCTCCTGGCCGGGCTCTTCTTCGCCGTCCCGCTGTTCCTGTCCGTCTCGCTGGGCCTGTCGGCCATCTCGACCGGCGTCCGGATCCTGCCGTTGTCCGTGACGCTCCTGCTGGCCGCGGTGGGGGTACCCAAGCTCTTCCCGCAGGCCTCGCCACGACGTGTGGTCCGCCTGGGGTTCCTCTCCCTCCTGCTCGGCCTGGTGAGCCTCACCGCAGCGCTCGAGGTGGGGGTCGGGGCCGAGGTGGTCACGGTGCCGATGTTGTTGGCGGGGCTGGGGATCGGCGCCCTCGCCTCGCAGCTGGGCAGTGTCACCGTCTCCGCCGTCCCGGACGAGCAGAGCAACGAGGTGGGCGGGCTGCAGAACACCGTGTCCTTCCTGGGGTCCTCGGTTGGCACGGCCCTGAGCGGCGCGATCCTCGTCTCGGCGCTCACCACCTCGTTCTTCACCGGCATCCAGGGCAACCCCTCGATCCCGGCGTCGTTGTCCGCCCAGGCACAGGTCGAGCTGGCCTCCGGGGTGCCGTTCATCCCGGACGACCAGCTGAACGAGGCGCTGAGCAGCGTGGGCGTCACCGGCGCCACGGCCGCTGCCGTGGTGAAGGAGAACGAGGCGGCGCGCATCGACGGCCTGAGGGCGTCACTGGCGTTCCTCGTGGTCCTCGGGCTCGTCGCCCTGTTCGCCACCGGCGGCCTCCCGCAACGCCAGCCGGGTTCGAGCGAGCCGCCCACCGGTGCCGACGTGCCGGCGCCACCGCACCCAGAGGAAGGACACTCACCATGA
- a CDS encoding GNAT family N-acetyltransferase produces MSTTGPSLASLTWPLRTERMSLRPITHDDVDAVLEYRSREDVARYLTRAALGREDVRDRVTRFAERGRPGHPEPGLGLVAELEGRVVADLSLRLEPDDNGMWLAVLGYAVHPDVAGRGVATELVRALVRLSFADLHLAMVTADVFAPHRASQRVLEKAGFRVVARVPAGSKGDGEPRLDDLVYAVTAAEWAAHAGAAKG; encoded by the coding sequence GTGAGCACCACCGGACCGAGCCTCGCGTCGTTGACGTGGCCCCTGCGGACCGAGCGGATGTCGTTGCGGCCCATCACCCACGACGACGTCGACGCCGTGCTCGAGTACCGCTCGCGCGAGGACGTCGCGCGGTACCTCACCCGCGCGGCCCTGGGGCGCGAGGACGTGCGCGACCGCGTCACCCGGTTCGCCGAGCGTGGCCGCCCCGGACACCCGGAGCCGGGGCTGGGACTGGTCGCCGAGCTCGAGGGCCGCGTCGTGGCGGATCTGTCGCTGCGGCTCGAACCCGATGACAACGGGATGTGGCTGGCCGTGCTCGGCTACGCCGTGCACCCGGACGTCGCCGGCCGAGGGGTGGCGACAGAGCTGGTCCGCGCGCTGGTGCGGCTGAGCTTCGCCGACCTGCACCTCGCGATGGTCACCGCCGACGTGTTCGCCCCCCACCGTGCCTCGCAGCGGGTGCTGGAGAAGGCCGGCTTCCGCGTCGTGGCTCGGGTGCCGGCGGGCAGCAAGGGCGACGGCGAGCCGCGGCTGGACGACCTCGTGTATGCCGTGACCGCCGCCGAGTGGGCCGCCCACGCAGGCGCCGCCAAGGGCTGA
- a CDS encoding alpha/beta hydrolase → MTVRRLPLVAGVLALATGLSGCSLLEGDPNSAPEPSVTISRTPPQGSEALAKFYAQPLSWQGCGTGQCAELTVPLDYAKPDGETIKLSVLRMRATRPKERLGSLVVNPGGPGGSGVDYARAADFIVGKPVRQRFDVVGFDPRGVQRSNPVQCLPDPQMDTFLGQDPTPDNAGEEKAFMASGAEFGKACVANTGPLAAHVSTVDAAKDMDILRSALGDAKLNYLGKSYGTFLGATYAGLFPKLVGRFVLDGVVPPDATPEELALGQAEGFERATRAWAGSCVEEGGCPLGSSVDAVMASLRALLKQLDSQPIPVRGDVRVTQLTEGWAATGVAQAMYDQGQWSTLTDALGKAQAGDGTALMDLADAYATRDKSGRYTSNLLEAYYAVTCLDDPDSPDPATYEARAKSFTAKAPTWGPFMAWGSAPCGEWPVKSDAKPHKISAEGSGPIVVIGTTRDPATPYEGSVRLRDQLANGRLITFDGDGHTAYGRSNSCVDNAVNDYYTQGKAPADNTKC, encoded by the coding sequence ATGACGGTGCGGCGACTCCCGCTCGTCGCCGGCGTCCTGGCGCTGGCGACCGGCCTCTCAGGATGCTCACTGCTCGAGGGGGACCCCAACTCCGCCCCCGAGCCGAGCGTCACCATCTCGCGCACCCCGCCGCAGGGGTCCGAGGCGTTGGCGAAGTTCTACGCGCAGCCGCTCTCGTGGCAGGGCTGCGGCACCGGCCAGTGCGCGGAGCTCACCGTGCCCCTCGACTACGCCAAGCCCGACGGCGAGACGATCAAGCTCAGCGTGCTGCGGATGCGCGCCACGAGGCCGAAGGAGCGGCTCGGGTCGCTCGTGGTGAACCCCGGCGGCCCCGGCGGCTCCGGCGTGGACTACGCCCGGGCGGCGGACTTCATCGTGGGCAAGCCGGTGCGCCAGCGGTTCGACGTCGTGGGCTTCGACCCCCGCGGCGTGCAGCGGTCCAACCCGGTCCAGTGCCTGCCGGACCCCCAGATGGACACCTTCCTCGGCCAGGACCCCACGCCCGACAACGCCGGCGAGGAGAAGGCGTTCATGGCCTCCGGCGCCGAGTTCGGCAAGGCCTGCGTCGCCAACACCGGCCCGCTCGCCGCGCACGTCTCGACCGTCGACGCCGCCAAGGACATGGACATCCTGCGGTCGGCCCTCGGCGACGCCAAGCTCAACTACCTCGGCAAGTCCTACGGCACCTTCCTCGGTGCCACGTATGCCGGCCTGTTCCCGAAGCTGGTCGGCCGCTTCGTCCTCGACGGCGTCGTGCCGCCGGACGCGACCCCCGAGGAGCTCGCGCTCGGCCAGGCCGAGGGCTTCGAGCGGGCGACCCGTGCCTGGGCCGGCTCGTGCGTCGAGGAGGGCGGCTGCCCGCTCGGCTCGTCGGTCGATGCCGTCATGGCGTCGCTGCGTGCGCTGCTCAAGCAGCTCGACTCCCAGCCGATCCCGGTGCGCGGCGACGTCAGGGTCACCCAGCTCACCGAGGGCTGGGCGGCCACCGGTGTGGCCCAGGCGATGTACGACCAGGGCCAGTGGTCGACGCTGACCGACGCGCTCGGCAAGGCCCAGGCGGGCGACGGCACCGCATTGATGGACCTCGCCGACGCGTACGCGACCCGCGACAAGTCGGGGCGGTACACCTCGAACCTGCTCGAGGCGTACTACGCAGTCACCTGCCTCGACGACCCGGACTCGCCCGACCCGGCGACGTACGAGGCGCGGGCGAAGTCGTTCACCGCGAAGGCGCCGACCTGGGGGCCGTTCATGGCCTGGGGGAGCGCGCCGTGCGGCGAGTGGCCGGTGAAGTCCGACGCCAAGCCGCACAAGATCAGCGCCGAGGGCAGCGGGCCCATCGTGGTCATCGGCACGACCCGTGACCCGGCGACGCCGTACGAGGGCTCGGTGCGCCTGCGCGACCAGCTCGCCAACGGGCGGCTCATCACCTTCGACGGCGACGGGCACACGGCATACGGGCGCTCGAACAGTTGCGTGGACAACGCCGTCAACGACTACTACACGCAGGGGAAGGCGCCGGCCGACAACACGAAGTGCTGA
- a CDS encoding DNA polymerase III subunit delta' yields MTVWRDVIGQESAIETLQRAVDSPAAMTHAWLFTGPPGSGRSNAARAFAAALQCRQGGCGECRECRTALDGTHADVDVVATEGLSIKVSHVRELVQLAQLRPSVGAWRIIIIEDADRLTAFTDAPANALLKALEEPTPRTVWLLCAPSVEDVIITIRSRSRHVRLRTPPVEAVAELLHRRDGVEMPMALYAARAAQCHVGLARRLARDEGARIRRRDVVSLAGRIHGVGDAVGAAEDLKSIADEETAAATTERDAAERQRLMEVLGADPTARTQPPHIRSQLAGLEREQKARATRHSRDVLDRSLVDLLSVYRDAMVLHSGASIGLVNQDNLPAVQALARSMSSEQLLQAMDAIGTARERIGLNVAPLLALEAMAISLRVPR; encoded by the coding sequence GTGACGGTCTGGCGCGACGTCATCGGCCAGGAGTCCGCGATCGAGACGCTGCAGCGCGCGGTGGACTCGCCGGCGGCGATGACGCACGCCTGGCTCTTCACCGGGCCGCCGGGGTCGGGTCGGTCCAACGCGGCGCGCGCGTTCGCGGCTGCGCTGCAGTGCCGCCAAGGCGGCTGCGGGGAGTGCCGCGAGTGCCGCACCGCCCTCGACGGCACCCACGCCGACGTCGACGTCGTGGCGACCGAGGGCCTGTCGATCAAGGTCTCCCACGTCCGAGAGCTCGTCCAGCTGGCCCAGCTGCGGCCGTCGGTCGGTGCGTGGCGGATCATCATCATCGAGGACGCCGACCGGCTCACCGCGTTCACCGACGCGCCGGCCAACGCGCTGCTCAAGGCGCTCGAGGAGCCCACGCCACGCACCGTGTGGCTGCTGTGCGCGCCGTCGGTCGAGGACGTCATCATCACCATCCGCTCGCGCTCGCGGCACGTGCGGCTGCGCACGCCCCCGGTCGAGGCGGTTGCCGAGCTGCTCCACCGTCGCGACGGCGTCGAGATGCCCATGGCCCTGTATGCCGCGCGTGCGGCACAGTGCCACGTCGGCCTCGCCCGGCGGCTGGCGCGCGACGAGGGGGCGCGGATCCGCCGACGGGACGTCGTCTCGCTCGCGGGCAGGATCCACGGGGTGGGCGACGCCGTCGGCGCGGCCGAGGACCTCAAGTCGATCGCCGACGAGGAGACGGCCGCGGCGACCACGGAGCGCGACGCCGCGGAGCGCCAGCGGCTGATGGAGGTGCTGGGCGCCGACCCGACGGCGCGCACCCAGCCGCCCCACATCCGCAGCCAGCTCGCCGGCCTCGAGCGCGAGCAGAAGGCCCGCGCCACCCGGCACTCGCGTGACGTCCTCGACCGCTCGCTGGTCGACCTGCTGTCGGTCTACCGCGACGCCATGGTGCTGCACTCCGGTGCGAGCATCGGCCTGGTCAACCAGGACAACCTGCCTGCGGTGCAGGCACTCGCCCGGTCGATGTCGTCCGAGCAGCTGCTCCAGGCCATGGACGCGATCGGCACCGCCCGCGAGCGGATCGGGCTCAACGTCGCGCCCCTGCTCGCGCTCGAGGCGATGGCCATCTCGCTGCGCGTTCCGCGCTGA
- a CDS encoding DUF1254 domain-containing protein, producing the protein MSVRQETRPTSTTFDDAGAIAVEAYVYLFPLVLMEVTRRQMTSGPVGAKVGFAPMGTFSHAREFPPGDFRGVVRPNFDTLYSSAWLDVSTEPSIVSVPDTQGRYYLLPMYDMWTEAFAVPGTRTTGTAAASYAVVPPGWRGELPAGVTAVQAPTPHIWVIGRIQTNGPADYENVRTIQGGFTITPLSGWDGAGGSPAPVQSGPATAPSDPDVDTETPPLDQVLAMPSRQFFTLAEELRARHGSHLTDWSILARMRRLGLAARDLDFDALEPEAREALDRAPAAALALMHASVPRMARVLNGWQLSTDTMGVYGNSYLKRAIVALTGLGANQVEDAIYPLNMTDARGEQLDGDRNYVLHFEAGELPPVAAFWSVTMYDTEGFQVPNALNRFAIGDRDPLVYNPDGSLDLYLQHSSPGPEREANWLPAPRGPLGVTMRLYAPAPEALDGRWTPPPIRRAT; encoded by the coding sequence ATGAGCGTCAGGCAAGAGACCCGTCCCACGTCCACGACGTTCGACGATGCGGGCGCCATCGCCGTGGAGGCCTACGTCTACCTGTTCCCGCTGGTCCTGATGGAGGTCACCCGGCGCCAGATGACCTCGGGCCCGGTCGGGGCGAAGGTGGGCTTCGCGCCGATGGGCACCTTCTCGCACGCCCGTGAGTTCCCGCCGGGGGACTTCAGGGGAGTCGTCCGCCCGAACTTCGACACGCTGTACTCCAGCGCGTGGCTGGACGTGAGCACCGAGCCGTCGATCGTCTCCGTGCCCGACACACAGGGCCGCTACTACCTGCTGCCGATGTACGACATGTGGACCGAGGCCTTCGCCGTGCCGGGCACGCGCACGACGGGCACCGCAGCGGCGTCGTATGCCGTGGTGCCGCCGGGTTGGCGCGGAGAGCTCCCTGCCGGCGTCACGGCCGTGCAGGCCCCGACGCCGCACATCTGGGTCATCGGGCGCATCCAGACGAACGGCCCGGCGGACTACGAGAACGTCCGCACCATCCAGGGTGGCTTCACCATCACCCCGCTGTCCGGGTGGGACGGTGCAGGAGGGTCGCCAGCACCCGTGCAGTCCGGCCCCGCGACCGCGCCGTCCGACCCGGACGTCGACACCGAGACCCCGCCGCTGGACCAGGTGCTGGCCATGCCGTCACGGCAGTTCTTCACCCTGGCCGAGGAGCTCCGGGCCCGGCACGGGTCGCACCTGACCGACTGGTCGATCCTGGCGCGCATGCGTCGCCTCGGGCTGGCGGCCCGTGACCTCGACTTCGACGCGCTCGAACCGGAGGCCAGGGAAGCGCTCGACCGGGCCCCGGCCGCCGCTCTGGCGCTGATGCACGCGAGCGTGCCCCGGATGGCGCGGGTGCTCAACGGCTGGCAGCTGAGCACCGACACGATGGGCGTCTACGGCAACTCCTACCTGAAGCGGGCGATCGTCGCCCTGACGGGTCTGGGCGCGAACCAGGTGGAGGACGCGATCTACCCGTTGAACATGACCGACGCCCGGGGCGAGCAGCTCGACGGTGACCGGAACTACGTCCTGCACTTCGAGGCGGGGGAGCTGCCTCCGGTTGCGGCCTTCTGGTCGGTCACGATGTACGACACCGAGGGCTTCCAGGTGCCGAACGCCCTCAACCGGTTCGCGATCGGCGACAGGGACCCGCTGGTGTACAACCCCGACGGCTCGCTCGACCTCTACCTCCAGCACTCGAGTCCCGGCCCCGAGCGGGAGGCCAACTGGCTGCCGGCCCCACGAGGACCGCTGGGCGTGACGATGCGCCTCTACGCCCCCGCCCCCGAGGCGCTGGACGGACGCTGGACGCCGCCGCCGATCCGTCGGGCCACCTGA
- the tmk gene encoding dTMP kinase: MTDGLFIAFEGGDGAGKSTQVALLRDAFEAAGRTVLVTRQPGGTPLGREIRDLVLHGDHVSPRAEALLFAADKAHHVEQVITPALAAGDVVLTDRYTDSSVAYQGAGRELGAQEIHDLNMWAVDDLVPDLTVVVDVSAQEGRRRRGEVHDRLESEQDDFHEAIRAHYLAMAQGNPQRYLVVDGTLPPEDVHAAVVQRLRSMGALP; this comes from the coding sequence GTGACCGACGGACTCTTCATCGCCTTCGAGGGGGGAGACGGGGCGGGGAAGTCCACCCAGGTGGCCCTGCTCCGTGACGCGTTCGAGGCTGCCGGCCGCACCGTGCTCGTCACGCGCCAGCCCGGGGGCACGCCGCTGGGGCGCGAGATCCGCGACCTCGTCCTGCACGGCGACCACGTCTCGCCGCGTGCCGAGGCGCTGCTGTTCGCCGCCGACAAGGCGCACCACGTCGAGCAGGTCATCACGCCGGCACTTGCCGCGGGCGACGTGGTCCTCACCGACCGCTACACCGACTCCTCCGTGGCCTACCAGGGGGCCGGCCGCGAGCTCGGCGCCCAGGAGATCCACGACCTCAACATGTGGGCGGTCGACGACCTCGTCCCCGACCTCACCGTCGTCGTCGACGTCTCCGCGCAGGAGGGCCGCCGCCGCCGCGGTGAGGTGCACGACCGGCTCGAGTCCGAGCAGGACGACTTCCACGAGGCGATCCGGGCCCACTACCTCGCCATGGCGCAGGGCAACCCGCAGCGCTACCTCGTCGTCGACGGCACGCTGCCGCCCGAGGACGTCCACGCGGCTGTCGTGCAGCGGCTGCGGTCGATGGGGGCCCTGCCGTGA
- a CDS encoding LuxR C-terminal-related transcriptional regulator has product MVRQPAVLDPLDSLGTAGTHESPRPSAIVQRRSVLSLMDAGAQRSVTLLSAPAGYGKTVVAGDWASRVHAWAAVAHTSISEEGGALDDFWTVALRALDAGGVDVSGLTAGPSPNDAGPALVREIGQRIQRHGQPVVWVLDCDEFALGRAEGQQLHRLLSASGGALRLVLLTRSDPPLPLHRYRLAGQLTEVRASELAFTVSEVAAVLRHAGVDLRPTEVSELHARTAGWPAGLAFAAMWLAGRRDTRQAIRDFRGDTANVGAYLMSEVLATQPPELQEFLLRTCLADTLYPELAGVLTGRHCDDRVLQFLAHGNTFIVPVGDGSGAYRYQPLFREFLRSELAYRRPDLVPGLHRWAAGWLAANGRYRTAMRHAVAARAWDDAARYLLDGPGVAALLVGPDRVGLRTLVAAVPADAPGSATALTRAALALGAADAETCVAELAAARRWIGVEGTSSPTSDAALLTLSAVATSLGTDLDAAVEATLAAESTVLTTTTGAAPDTPTVTLLAAVKGRVLFERGDLAAASEAFRAAAAAATTAHFDGDAVELRGMAALAEAAAGNLRRARELAGCVAPQGSGTGGQPSVAASSQAGALAMAWVWMEEYDLAAAAEALDDVHRLPSSFPGRTLCAVHALVRSRLLRAQGSTELAIASVQSLRRDGPTADVGAGWLAHALAAAEADHLVAAGRREEALGVLAELEACEHASCALAVRRTAPARAPATGDPGADDPGPWARTTSTVQTQVAYQVECAQEHLDAGDREAAERSIESALALALPEQLRRPFLESPAEVRALLRDTGRMGRLRQQTRTGPHRSPDIALTAREQEVLGHLAELLTTEEIAQAMFVSVNTVRTHVRSVLRKLDVTRRNEAVRRAWEHDLLPGRPGRGATPAPALAQPTGIPPELVPSRARGARTG; this is encoded by the coding sequence GTGGTACGGCAGCCCGCCGTGCTCGACCCGCTCGACTCGCTCGGCACGGCAGGCACCCACGAGTCACCTCGCCCGTCAGCGATCGTGCAGCGCCGCAGCGTGCTGTCCCTGATGGACGCGGGCGCGCAGCGGTCGGTGACGTTGCTGAGCGCGCCGGCCGGCTACGGCAAGACCGTCGTCGCCGGCGACTGGGCGTCCCGCGTCCACGCCTGGGCAGCCGTCGCGCACACCAGCATCAGCGAGGAGGGCGGGGCCCTCGACGACTTCTGGACCGTCGCCCTGAGAGCGCTCGACGCCGGCGGCGTCGACGTCTCGGGCCTCACCGCCGGGCCGTCCCCGAACGACGCCGGTCCGGCACTGGTGCGGGAGATCGGGCAGAGGATCCAGCGCCACGGCCAACCCGTCGTGTGGGTCCTCGACTGCGACGAGTTCGCGCTGGGCCGGGCGGAGGGGCAGCAGCTGCACCGACTGCTCAGCGCCAGCGGTGGGGCGCTCCGCCTGGTCCTCCTCACGCGGAGCGACCCTCCGCTGCCCCTGCACCGGTACCGGCTCGCCGGCCAGCTCACCGAGGTGCGCGCCTCCGAGCTCGCGTTCACGGTCTCCGAGGTCGCGGCGGTCCTCCGGCACGCGGGTGTGGACCTGCGACCCACGGAGGTGTCCGAGCTGCATGCGCGCACCGCGGGGTGGCCGGCCGGCCTGGCCTTCGCGGCGATGTGGCTCGCGGGCCGACGCGACACCAGGCAGGCGATCCGCGACTTCCGGGGTGACACGGCGAACGTCGGGGCCTACCTCATGTCCGAGGTGCTGGCCACGCAGCCGCCCGAGCTGCAGGAGTTCCTGCTGCGCACGTGCCTCGCCGACACCCTGTACCCGGAGCTCGCCGGCGTCCTGACCGGACGTCACTGCGACGACCGGGTGCTGCAGTTCCTGGCCCACGGGAACACGTTCATCGTCCCGGTCGGCGACGGGAGCGGGGCGTACCGCTACCAGCCGTTGTTCAGGGAGTTCCTGCGCAGTGAGCTCGCATACCGCCGTCCGGACCTCGTGCCGGGACTCCACCGGTGGGCAGCGGGATGGCTGGCGGCGAACGGCCGGTACAGGACCGCGATGCGGCACGCGGTGGCGGCCCGGGCCTGGGACGACGCCGCGCGGTACCTCCTCGACGGCCCGGGCGTCGCCGCGCTGCTCGTCGGTCCGGACCGGGTGGGCCTGCGCACCCTGGTGGCGGCGGTCCCCGCGGACGCGCCCGGGTCCGCGACCGCCCTGACCCGAGCTGCGCTGGCCCTCGGCGCGGCCGACGCCGAGACCTGCGTGGCCGAGCTGGCGGCAGCCCGTCGGTGGATCGGGGTGGAGGGGACGTCCTCGCCCACCTCCGACGCCGCGCTCCTCACGCTCTCGGCGGTGGCAACCAGCTTGGGGACCGACCTGGACGCCGCCGTCGAGGCCACCCTGGCGGCCGAGAGCACGGTGCTCACGACCACGACGGGCGCAGCCCCCGACACCCCGACCGTGACGCTCCTCGCGGCAGTGAAGGGCAGGGTCCTCTTCGAACGCGGCGACCTCGCAGCCGCGAGCGAGGCGTTCCGCGCGGCGGCTGCGGCGGCGACCACCGCCCACTTCGACGGGGACGCGGTCGAGCTCCGCGGCATGGCAGCCCTCGCGGAGGCCGCGGCCGGCAACCTGCGCCGCGCGCGTGAGCTCGCCGGGTGCGTGGCACCGCAGGGCTCCGGTACCGGTGGGCAGCCCAGCGTCGCGGCGTCCTCCCAGGCAGGGGCGCTCGCCATGGCGTGGGTGTGGATGGAGGAGTACGACCTCGCCGCCGCCGCCGAGGCGCTGGACGACGTGCACCGGCTGCCGTCGTCCTTCCCGGGGCGAACGCTCTGTGCGGTCCACGCACTCGTGAGGTCGCGCCTCCTGCGCGCGCAGGGCTCCACCGAGCTGGCCATCGCCAGCGTCCAGTCACTGCGTCGCGACGGCCCCACGGCGGACGTGGGTGCAGGCTGGCTCGCCCACGCCCTGGCTGCGGCCGAGGCCGACCACCTCGTGGCCGCCGGGCGGCGCGAGGAGGCGCTCGGGGTGCTGGCCGAGCTCGAGGCCTGCGAGCACGCGTCCTGTGCGCTCGCGGTCCGGCGCACTGCGCCCGCACGAGCTCCGGCGACCGGCGACCCGGGTGCGGACGACCCCGGTCCCTGGGCCCGAACCACGTCCACCGTGCAGACGCAGGTGGCGTACCAGGTGGAGTGCGCGCAGGAACACCTCGATGCCGGCGACCGCGAGGCGGCCGAGCGGTCGATCGAGTCCGCACTGGCCCTGGCGCTGCCGGAGCAGCTGCGCCGCCCCTTCCTCGAGAGCCCGGCCGAGGTCCGCGCGCTGCTCAGGGACACCGGCCGGATGGGACGGCTGCGCCAGCAGACCAGGACGGGGCCGCACCGGAGCCCCGACATCGCGCTGACCGCCCGGGAGCAGGAGGTCCTGGGCCACCTCGCCGAGCTGCTGACGACCGAGGAGATCGCGCAGGCGATGTTCGTGTCCGTCAACACGGTCCGCACCCATGTGCGCAGTGTGCTGCGCAAGCTCGACGTGACCCGGCGCAACGAAGCCGTGCGCCGGGCCTGGGAGCACGACCTGCTGCCCGGCCGACCCGGCCGCGGAGCGACTCCCGCGCCAGCGCTCGCGCAGCCCACCGGCATACCCCCCGAGCTCGTCCCGAGCCGCGCGCGTGGTGCGCGGACCGGGTGA
- a CDS encoding MerR family transcriptional regulator, with product MTTRTGQELLTVGQVADELGVTVRTLHHYDEIGLVEPSERSRAGYRLYTADDLTRLQHVVVYRRLGFGLEEVRLLLDHPEGVEKHLRRQRAAVAERLEEMRELVAAIDKALEREGSGMRLTKEEQRELFGEGYSDEYAAEAEERWGDTDAWRQSQDRTGRYSKEDWVQVKAEADALNEAFVAAKRAGLAPDSTEAMDAAEAHRRHIHDRFYDLSHEFHRGLGDMYVADPRFTRTYEDLEPGLAQYVRDAIHANADRHAG from the coding sequence ATGACCACGAGGACGGGGCAGGAGCTGCTGACGGTGGGCCAGGTGGCCGACGAGCTCGGCGTCACGGTGCGCACGCTGCACCACTACGACGAGATCGGGCTGGTCGAGCCGAGCGAGCGGTCGCGGGCCGGGTACCGGCTCTACACCGCGGACGACCTGACCCGGCTGCAGCACGTCGTGGTCTACCGGCGGCTGGGGTTCGGGCTCGAGGAGGTCCGGCTGCTGCTGGACCACCCAGAGGGCGTGGAGAAGCACCTGCGCCGCCAGCGGGCAGCGGTCGCCGAGCGGCTCGAGGAGATGCGCGAGCTCGTGGCGGCCATCGACAAGGCACTGGAGAGAGAGGGGTCAGGCATGAGGCTGACGAAGGAGGAGCAGAGGGAGCTGTTCGGCGAGGGGTACTCCGACGAGTACGCCGCCGAGGCCGAGGAGCGGTGGGGCGACACCGACGCGTGGAGGCAGTCGCAGGACCGCACGGGCCGGTACTCCAAGGAGGACTGGGTCCAGGTCAAGGCCGAGGCGGACGCGCTCAACGAGGCGTTCGTGGCGGCCAAGCGCGCCGGCCTGGCGCCGGACAGCACCGAGGCGATGGACGCGGCCGAGGCGCACCGGCGCCACATCCACGACCGGTTCTACGACCTGTCGCACGAGTTCCACCGCGGGCTCGGCGACATGTACGTGGCGGACCCGCGGTTCACCAGGACCTACGAGGACCTGGAGCCGGGGCTGGCGCAGTACGTCCGCGACGCCATCCACGCGAACGCCGACCGGCACGCCGGGTGA